The genomic stretch GGGCGAGTGCTTCTTCGAGCTGCCGGGTGGTCGGTTCGGTGTAGCGGGTCATTTTGCTTGGCCTTCCTGCAACGCCCGGCTGGGGGTTGTTCCTGGTTGTCTGTGGGTGCGTGTTGGCGGTGTCACCGGCTTGCCGGCGGGTTGTGAGAGCGCCGCCGGCATCTGCGCAGTGGGCTCACCGCCTCGGATTACGAGGCGGCCCGCCGGACCACGATCATTGCCCGCAACACCGCAGGGCTCATTCCGGCAGCGGCCGACCGCCGTCGTATCCGCCGATAGTTCGGAGCAATCGTAGGTACGAGGATGGACGGTATCCACGGATCCGCTGGCTCTTGCTAGACGGGGACAATCGCTACCGGATCCCCTTCGGTTACAGCAATCCGGCCCATGCCTTGATCCAGGAATATCCACACGGTGTTGCCATCGCAGGTACGTGTATCGACTGTCCCGCTGTTGCTGGCTTTCTCTTTATGGACCAATTCGACCCGGTCGCCACTGTTCAGCTTCCGCCAGAGACGTGCCTCTCCTGTTTTCGCCAGAGGCTTCTCATAGTCAGGAACCGGTTTGTGCTTGCGGCCCTTGACTCTCAAGGCTTCGGAATTGGCGCTTTCAGAGTTCAGAGGACGGGCCTCGAGTGGCCGGGATTGAAACCTCATTGCTTGCTCCTCTGCTGTAGTTGACCATTCGGTGTCCCTGCTCCTGACCGGCACACGGTGCCAGGGGCGGGTTCCGTGTGGCGGTCAGCTGTGCGCGACAAGAATCGGGAGTTTCGGGATTCAGCGGACGGCGTGGCTGTTCGGGATCAATGGCGTGTCCTGGTGGCTCACCCCGTACAGGCCGGCCCCGATTCCGGGTCCATTATTCGCGCCCTTGCCCGCCGGTTTTCACAGCCGGAGTCTGGCCTATTTCTTGCGGACGATGTAGATGGCGCCGGTTGTGACGTCTTCCTCGAGCGCTTCGAGGGTCCGGCCCCGGGTTTCGGGGACCTGGGTATAGATGAAGATCAGCGCCAGGATGCCGACGATGCCGAAGAGGAAGAAGGTCCCGGTGATGCCGACCGCCGCCACCAGGGTCGGGAAGAACAGGCCGAGGAAGGCATTGGCGATCCACAGGCAGAAGATGGAGACGCCGATCGCGAAGCCGCGGATGTGCAGCGGGAAGATCTCCGAGAGCATCACCCACACGGCGATGTTGAGGAAGGTCTGCATCGAGCCTACGAAGGCAACCACCAGGAAGAGGATCACGAACGGCCGTGCCGGGTCGCCGACCGGCAGGGCGATCGAGGCGATGCCGATAAGGAAGTGGCAGATCGTGGTCAGGATAAAGCCGGTAATGAGGGTGGTGCGGCGGTTGATGCGCTGCATCAGGGAGAGCCCGATGGCGCCGCCGACGACGGCGATGACGCCGGGGGCGATGTTGGCGATGAGCGCGGCGTCCGAGTCGAAACCCGCTTCGATGAGCACGGACTGGCCGTAGTACATGATCGAGTTGATGCCGGTGAGCTGCTGCGCGACGCCCAGGCCGATCCCGACGAGCAGGATGCGCAGGATCCACTTGTTCTTCAGCGCTCCCCAGCCGGAGATGTTCATCTGCTCTTCCTCTTCGGTGAGGTGCTTGACGTCGGCCATTTCCGCGGTGGCACGCTCGGGCGAACGGATTGTGGAGAGAACATCCAGGGCTTCCTGGGTGCGGTGCTGGGAGATGAGCCAGCGTGGGGACTCGGGCATCCGCAGCATGCCGAGGAACAGGGCAATGGCGGGCAGTGCGGCGACGGCGAGCATGATGCGCCAGGCCCCGGGGTGTTCGCCCCAGACGTTGCCGATGATGGCGTTGATGACGAACGCCGCGAGCTGGCCGATGACGATCATGAGCTCGTTGCGGCCCGCTATCGAGCCGCGGATCTCGTAGGGGGCCAGCTCGGCGAGGTATACCGGGACCACCGACGAGGCGCCGCCGACGGCGAGGCCGAGGATGACGCGGCCGACGACCATGGCCTCGAAGTTGGGTGCGAACACGCAGGTCAGGGTGCCGGCGAGGAACAGGACGGCCAAGAGGATGATCGTCTTTCGACGGCCCCAGGTGTCGGAAAGGCGGCCGCCGCCCACGGCGCCCGCTGCTGCTCCGAAGAGCAGGGAGCTCGTGACAACTCCCTCCGTGAGCGCGGTCAGGCCGAGTTCGGCGGTCATCGGTCTGAGCGCGCCGTTGATCACGCCGGTGTCGTAGCCGAACAGCAGGCCACCGAACGTGGCAACAAGGGCAACCATGCCAAGACGCTTGCGGTGCGGTCCGTCGGTCAAAGGCGGGAGCGCGGCCGGTCTGGACGATCCGCCGTGCACTTGGGCAGTAGCCATCAGGGACTCCTTTGTCAGGTTTCACGGAAGATGTGATCCGCATCTCAGCAATACTAGCGAACTAAACCCTTAAATGTAAGGACAAACTGACAACCGGCGTAACCTGTGCCTCAGACAACCTCTCCGGGACACGCGGCTGCGCACCATGTTCAAAGTCCTGGTGGACACGGTCCGAGGTTTTCCGTAGAACGAAGTCGACCGGGTGCCGCCGTTGATGACCGGCCCCGGGCACGGTGCTGTCCGGAATCCGGACGGGGATACACGTGATGTCGATGCTTTGGGTGCTATTTGGTGGAATGCGTCGCCTGGTGAGGTTCAGCGGTTAGCTCTGGCGGGAATAGGATTCCCACTTGTGGGCCTGGTGTTCGCCGTCGACGAAGCGGACGGTGCCTGATTTGGACCGCATCACGATCGACTGGGTCAGCACCTTGTCCTTGGCGTAGCGGACACCGCGGAGGAGGTCGCCGTCGGTGATGCCGGTGGCCGCGAAGTAGCAGTTGTCGCCGGTGACGAGGTCGTCGGTGGAAAGGACCCGGTCCAGGTCATGGCCGGCGTCGATGGCCTTTTGCTTCTCGTCATCGTCAGTAGGCCACAGCCGTCCCTGGATCACGCCGCCGAGCGTCTTGATGGCACAGGCTGTCACGATGCCTTCCGGCGTTCCGCCGATGCCCATGAGGGCGTCTACCCCGGTACCGGAACGCGCGGCCGCGATCGCGCCGGCGACGTCGCCGTCCATGATGAACTTGGTTCGGGCACCGGCCTCGCGGATTTCCTCCACCAGCCCGCGGTGGCGGTCGCGGTCCAGGATCATGACGTTGAGCTGGTTGATTTTAACCCCCTTGGCCTTGGCGATGAGGTGCAGGTTCTGCTTGACCGGCAGGCGCAGGTCCACGACGTCCGCGGCTTCCGGCCCGGTGACCAGCTTCTCCATGTAGAAGACGGCGGAGGGATCGAACATGGTGCCGCGCTCGGCCACGGCGAGGACGGCGAGGGCGTTGTTGATGCCGAGGGCAGCCAGGCGGGTGCCGTCGATCGGGTCCACGGCGACATCACATTCGGGGCCGGTGCCATCACCGACGTGCTCACCGTTGTACAGCATGGGGGCTTCGTCCTTTTCGCCTTCACCGATGACGACGACGCCGTTGAAATGGACGGTGGACAGCAGGGAGCGCATGGCGTCCACGGCGGCGCCGTCGGCCTTGTTTTTGTCGCCGAATCCGACCCAGTGGCCACCGGCAATGGCGGCCGCTTCGGTCACGCGGACGAGTTCCAGCGCCAGGTTCCGGTCGGGTTCGTCGTCGCCCACGGCCAGCGCCGGGGACAGGGTTGAATAGCGGGTTGATCTGGAAGCGTCAGACATAGCGACCTCATTCTTGAACGGTAGTGGGGGATGCGCGGCAGTTCAGCGGCCGGCGGATCTGTGCTCCGGTTCGGGCGGGGCCGTTGCCGGAAGCCTTGGCAACACTGGAGCCCCGCCGTCGGGCCGGTTCCGGGCGCGGGGCGTGCAGGTGGCGGCCCGCCGCCGCCGCCTGCACGGTTCGGAGCTTCATGCGAATACCGCCCGTACGCCGCCTCTTCGGCAGCCGCTAAGTATTCACCCGCCAAGCTCCCTCAATGATCGACGCTAGCCATCGTTGCGATCGGCTTAATCTCTAGCGTTACTCTTCCGCGGAACGGTCCTCGGCCCCGCGTCGCGCCCGTTGGCGCGCAGTAGGCGCCGCGGCGGTATTCGCCGGGGTGCCGGGACGAGGCGCGCTAAAGGCCCAGCAGGAAGTCCACGGAGGCGCGGACGTCGCCGGCAGGTCCTTCGCCTTCGGGCTCGGCGCTCAGGATAGTGTCCTGCTCCATGACGTACCAGCCGGCGTATTTGACGGTTTGAAGCTCTGCCACGATTTCGGCGATGCGGCAGTCTCCCTGGCCCAGCGGTACAAACATGCCCGCCTTGACGCCGTCGGTGAAGCCACGCTCACCGCGGCCAACCTGCCGGGCAAGGTCCGCGTTGACGTCCTTGAGATGGGCATGGCCCACCCGGGAGGCGAATTCGCGGACAAGCTCCAGCGGGTCCGTCCCGCCGATCAGCAGGTGGCCGGTATCCAGGCAGATGTCCGCCCCGGTGTCATTGAGCAGACGCCGGACGGCCGCGGCGGACTCGATCATGGTGCCCACGTGCGGATGCAGCACGGCGCGGATGCCGCGGTCGGCGGCGCGCTTGATGGCTTCCTCCAGATTGGCGCCAAAGACTTTCCACTGCGCGTCGGTCAGTTCCTGCTTCTCGTCATAGGACACCGCGCCGCTGTCCGCGGAGATGACCAGGACCGTGGCGCCGGCGGCTTCAAAGGCGTCAAGTTCATCCTCGATCGCCGGCAATGGGTCCTGGCCTTCCTGGTGCAGGACTGAGGGGAAGAAGCCGCCGATTGCGGTCAGGGCGAAACGCCGGAGCATTTCGGCGCGAGGCTGCGGATCAATGGGGAGGAACCCCCTGGGACCGAACTCTGTCGCCTTGATGCCCAGGTCTTTCATCTCCTGAAAAACGCGTTCGGGCGAAAGCTGGAACCCCCAGTTCTCCGCCTCACACACCCCCCAGGAGATGGGAGCGGCGGCGAGCTGGCTGGCGATGGAAGAAGTCATTGGTTTGTCCTTGGTCGTGACGGGAGAACTCCCGGCGGGAGAGGGCCTGATTAGAGAGCAACTTTGACCGGGGCACCGGCCTCGAGGGATTCCTGGGCTGCGTCGGCCACCTTTGATGCGGCGACGGCGTCCTGGGGGTGCAGGGGTTTTCGCGCTTCCCGAGGATCAGTTCCACGAAAGCGGCCAGTTCGGACCGGTATGCCTTCTCGAAACGCTCGGCGAACGTTTGGTGCGGCACCCCGGACGGGAAGGTGATCCCAGGCTCCGCCGAACGCAGCGCGCTCTGCCCGTCGAGCCCGACCATCACGCTTCCTTGGGAACCCTGGATCTCCAGCCGGACGTCGTGGCCGGCCCCGTTGTAACGGGTGGCTGAGACGGTACCGACTGTGCCGTCCTCGAACGTGACGACGGCCAGGGCGGTGTCCACATCGCCCACCGCGCCGATGGCAGGGTCACCGTTGTTGGAGCCCTTGGCGTAAACCTCAACGATTTCGCGGCCGGTGATCCAACGCAAAATATCGAAGTCGTGGACCGAGCAGTCCCTGAACAGTCCGCCCGAGCTGGCCAGGAACTCCACCGGCGGGGGCGTCATGTCACCGGTGACCGCACGCAATGTGTGGATCCAGCCCAGCTCGCCGGCCGCGAAGGCACGCTTCGCCTCCAGGTAGCCGGCGTCAAACCGGCGCTGGTGGCCGATCTGCACCGTGCCGCCCTTTTCCCGGATGTAGTCCAGCACCGGGAGGGAATCCGCCACGTTCATCGCCACCGGCTTCTCGCAGAACACCGGGATGCCCGCATTGACGCCGGCCTTGATGAGTTCCGGGTGCGTTCCGGTGCCGGTGGCGATGACCAGTCCGTCAACACCGGAGGAGATCAGCTCATCGACTGAGGGCAGGAATTCCGCCCCGAGGCCGGCAGCCACGTTGCGCGCGTGGTCCTGGGCCACGTCCGTCAGCTTGAGCCGGACATTGATCCCCTGCGGGTTCAGCGCCTCATTGAGGCCGGCAATGTTGTTGGCATGCATTACGCCGATGCGGCCGACGCCGACCAGGCCTAGGGTTACGTCTTTCATGGTGTTCCTTTGCAACTGGAGTTGGGCGTTAGTCCGTGGAGTTCGCCCGTGAAATTTTTTTGTTGGCCTGCTCCACCATCGTGGGCGGCAATGATGATGGCACCACGTCGCTGGAGCTGGTCAGTTCAGACGGATCGGGGGTGAAACGGGCACCCGCCGCCCCACCGGTGTCGGGATGAGCCACGACGCTGACCTGCGCCCCGTCGATGGACGTGGACAGTTTCCTGATGTGGTCGGCACCCATGATGCCGGCACCGATGACGCCTACCCTGATGGACGTGGCTCTTCTTCCCCTGATGCTACTTCCGCGCGAAACCCCGGCTGCCGAGGGCCGGCAACCGGGGACGACAGGATTTCTAGTCCGGCCGCTGGCTGCCGCTTCCGGCTATTTCGGATTCGACTTCCTGGACGACGTCGGAGTGGCCACCCAGTTCCGCCAGTTCGTGTGCCAGCTCCTGGAGTTCGGCGCCGCCGGCCATCAGTCCGGTGAGTTCGTCGAGTTTGATGTCCTTTTTGTCGTAGTAGCCGATGCTCTTTCCGCGTTTAAGGATCAGGAACCTGTCCCCGACAGGGTAGGCGTGGTGCGGGTTGTGGGTGATGAAGATGACGCCGAGCCCGCGGTCGCGTGCCTGCAGGATGTAGCGCAGGACCACTCCTGACTGTTTCACGCCCAGGGCCGCCGTCGGCTCGTCCAGGATCAGTGCCTTGGCGCCGAAGTAAACCGCGCGGGCAATGGCCACACACTGCCGCTCGCCACCGGAGAGCTGGCCGATGGGCTGGTCGACGTCGCGCAGGTCAATGCCCATGTCCGCCAGTTCCTTCTTGGTGACCGTTTTCATCCGCTTGACGTCCATACGCTCGAACGGGCCCTTGCCAACGGTCAGTTCCGAGCCCAGGAAGAAGTTGCGCCAGATGGGCATCAGCGGCACAACGGCAAGGTCCTGGTAGACCGAGGCGATGCCAGCATCAAGGGCCTCGCGGGGGCTGGTGAGTTTGCGGTCCTGGCCCATGATCTTGAAGGTGCCCTCGTCGTGCTGGTGCAGCCCGGCAATGATCTTGATCAGCGTGGACTTACCGGCGCCGTTGTCACCAAGTACACAGGTCACCCGCCCGTTGTCCACCGCCATGGTGACATCACTCAGGGCGATGATGTTGCCGTAGCGCTTGCCTACACCGTTCAGCTCCATCAGGTGGACCGGGGTGTGGGTCAGCGGGTCTTGTTCATTCTGCAGCAGGGTCTCCTGCTTGATCGGCTCGGTGCTCATAACGTGCCGGCCCCTTTCTATTTCAGTTCCGCGCGGCGTTTGACGATCAGGTTCACGATGGTGGCCAGCAGCAGCATCAGGCCCAGGAAGAACTTGAACCAGTCCGGGTTCCACTGTGCGTAGACGATGCCTTTGTTGGCCATGCCGAAGATGAAAGCACCAATGGCGCCGCCGATCGCCGAGCCGTAGCCGCCCGTGAGCAGGCAGCCGCCGATGACCGCTGCGATGATGTAGAGGAATTCGTTGCCGATGCCCTCGCCGGACTGGACCGCGTCGAAGGCGAAGAGGTTGTGCATACCCAGCACCCAGCCGCAGAATCCGACGCCCATGAACAGGCCGATTTTGGTGGCCTTGACGGGAACGCCCACGGCGCGTGCCGCGTTCTCATCCCCGCCCGCGGCGAAGATCCAGTTACCTACCTTCGTGCGCAGCAGCAGCCAGGACGCAATCGCCACGAGGATAATCCAGATGAGGATGGGGCTTTTCAGATCGACGCCGCCGATGATGAAGTCGTTGGCGAAGATGGCCCGGGCTGATTCGAAACCGTCGATGGAGCCAATCGAGGGCGTGGCGACGCTGCCGCCGATCAGCCTGGTCAGCGCCAGATTCAAACCTGTCAGCATCAGGAACGTTGCCAGGGTGACGATGAAGCTGGGCAGTTTCGTCTTCATCAGGATCCAGCCGTTGACGAAACCGATCGTAAGCGACACGACCAGGGCCAGGCCGATACCCACCCAGATGTTCGTTGAGAAATACCAGCTGAATAGGGACGCGGTCAGGGCCGAGCTGATCACGGCGACCCCGGCGGAAAGATCGAATTCCCCGCCGATCATCAGCAGCGACACTGCAACCGCCATGATGCCGATCGTCGAGGAGCCGTAAAGCACCGTGGCGAAGGAGTTTGGCTGCAAAAAGACAGGGGCCGCGGCTGAGAAAAAGATGAAGAGGACGATGGCGCCCACCAGGGCGCCGACCTCCGGACGGCCCAACAGATTCTGGACCACACTGCGTTTACCGACACGTTCGTCCAGCTTGGGGACTTGTAACAGAGTTGCCATTTGATTCTCCTAATGTGGGCCGCTGCCGGGGACCGTTAAGCCCCCGGCAGCGAGCTCATGGCATCCTTAGCGGATGCCATCCTTTGCGAACTTGAGCACCTGTGTGGCATTGGATTTGTCAACGATGGCCGGACCGGTCAGAACCAGCTGTCCGCCACCGACCTTGAATCCGCCGCGGGTGACCTGCCACAGAGCATCCACGGAATCGTAGCCCTGGAGCCACGGCTGCTGGTCAACAGTGAACTGGACCTTGCCATCGACGATTGTCTGGGCCAGCTCGCCGTTCAGGTCGAAGGAGGCGATCTTGACCTTGTCCCGCAGATTCAGCGAGTCCACGGCCTTGAGGATGGTCTGGGTGAAGGGTGCCCCCAGCCCGATGATGGCGTCGGCACCCGAGGTCGCCTGCAGCTTCGCGGTCACCGTTGAGGAGACCTGCGTCATGTCCGTCCCCGTAACGTAGAGGATCTCACTGCCGGGAACCTTGGATTTCACACCTGCACAACGGGCCTCCAGTGCCACGTTGCCCTGCTCGTGGATCACACAGAGCGGGTGACTGACGCCCTCTGAAGCCAACTTGGCGCCCACTGCCGCGCCGGCGACGGTTTCATCCGAACCGAAGTGGGTAAATGCTCCCACCTGTCTGAACACGTCAGCGCCGGCGTTCAAGCTGACGACCGGGATGCCGGCATCGGCGGCCTTTTTCAGCACATCCCTGAGCGCATCGGGCTTGGCCAAAGTCACGGCAATCCCGTCAACTTTCTGGTCGATGGCCTGCTGGATCAGCTGGGCCTGGCGTCCGCCTTCGGGGTCCGAGGTGTACAGCAGATCCGCGTTGTCCTTGGCCGCTGCCTCCTCGGCGCCTTTGCGCACGATGTCCCAGAAGGTATCGCCGGGACCGGCGTGGGTGATCATGGCAATTTTGATCTTCGGGGTGCTGGCCACCTGGCCGCCGCCGGCGGCATTGCCGGTGTCCGGTGCCCTTCCGCCCTGTGAGGAGCAGGCGCTCAGGGCCAACATCGGGACGACAGCGGAAACCAGCACCGCTGTACGCCAAGAGAACTTCTTCACGATAAATCTCCTTTGATCACGGGTTAGGTCGGAAGCCACGATGCTCCGATCCGTAACCCCTTATAGAGAGCATGGTGACCGTTCTCACAATTGTCAAGACTTTGTCCTGACATAAGAATGTTTTGACGTAACGATTCCGTTGCGGCTGCCGATTGAGATCGTTCACAACCGGCTTCCCGGGATGGGATCCGGGAAACATTGACGACCCGCTGCCGACTGCTATTATCAGGAAGAGATGCTATGTCCTATCAAGCGAACATGGATCTGATAATGCGGTGGCCGACACAGCCGGGTCAGCCGTAGAGCACAAGGGAGAAACCAGTGGCGAATCAACTCAATCTCAGCATCGACCGCTCCTCCCCGGTCCCGCTGTATCACCAGATAGTCCAGGGCATCGAAGCCGCCATCCACGGCGGCGTGCTGGCCCCGGGAAGCAGGCTGGATAACGAGATCGCCCTGGCGGCGCAGCTCAACCTGTCACGGCCTACGATGCGCAAGGCGATGGATGAGCTGGTGAGGGCGGGGCTGCTGGTCCGCAAAAGGGGTGTCGGAACCCAGGTGGTCTCCAGCCAGGTCAGCCGCCCGCTGGAGCTTTCCAGCCTTTTTGATGACCTGAGCCGGAGCGGCAGCAAGCCCACCACCGAAGTCCTGAGCTTCTCGCACATCGACGCTGACGATGCCACCCGGGAAGCCCTGCAACTTCTGGCCGGCTCCAAGGTTTATCACTTCACGCGCCTTCGAAAAGTCGGTGGAAAACCGCTGGCGCTGATGGAGAACTGGGTCCGGGATGACATCACCGCCATCGATGAAGACGCCCTCCGGGCCAAAGGACTGTACAGCATTCTGCGCAGCGCAGGAGTGAACTTCCGCCTGGCCAACCAGCGGATCGGCGCGGTGATCGCCAATAGCTACCAGGCTCCCCTGCTGGACACCGAGGCCGGCTCCGCGTTGGTCACCATGGAACGCACCGCTGTGGACGACACGGGCCGGGCGGTGGAGAAAGGGCACCATGTGTACCGGGGGGACTCCTACAGTTTTGAAATGACATTGGTTCAGCGCTGACGGTAAGGACAAAAATTAATGAATGACTGGGTTTACCCGCTGGGGGCCGCCGCCGACCGCGGTTGGGATATTTCACTCGGAACGGCAGATTCATCCCTGAAAGTGGAGGGCTGGGCCCACACCGGGCTCAAGGTCGCCACCCTAACTGCCGGGGCGACCATCGAGCTGCCTGCCGCCGCCGAAGAACGGATTGTGGTACCTCTGAGCGGCGCGTTCACCGTCACGGTAAACGGGACGGAGCACGCTCTGGCCGGGCGGAAGACAGTCTTTAGCGGCCCGACCGATGTCCTCTATTCCGGCACGGACACGGGCATGTCCATCAGCTCAACCGACGGCGGCCGGGTCGCCGTCGCCACCGCACCCGCCAAGAGGGCTTATCCCACCCGGCTGATCACCGCCGCCCAAATCCCCGTTGAGCTCCGGGGCGCGGGCAACTGCTCCCGCCAGGTCCACAATTTTGGCACGCCTGCCGCGCTGGAGGCTGACAGGTTCATCGTCTGCGAGGTCATCACTCCGGCCGGAAACTGGTCGTCCTACCCCCCGCACAAACACGATGAGGAGAAAGACGGCGAGACCGCCCTGGAGGAGATCTACTACTTCGAGACACAGGTCGCAGCCGGATTCACCGCACCCGCCGGGGCCGATGCGATCGGCTACCAGCGAGTTTATGCCTCGGACAACCGTCCCATTGATGTGGCCGCAGAGGTCCGCACCGGCGACGTTGTACTTGTCCCGTATGGCTGGCACGGGCCCGCGATGGCGGCGCCGGGCTACGACATGTACTACCTGAATGTGATGGCGGGTCCGGGACCGGTGCGCGACTGGCTGATCAGCGACGATCCGCACCACGGCTGGGTACGGCAAAGCTGGGATGGCCAGAAACTGGATCCACGGCTGCCCTTCGGGAACTGAGCTGAACCTATGCGCGGCTGCGCCGCGTATAGGTTCACGCGGCCCAGTTGCCCCCGGATCAATAGCAGCGCCATCTCCTGCCCGAGCACGGGGCCGTGTCCGGGACCAACAGATCCAGGCATAATGTCCTTGACGCCTCTGTCGCAGGGAGACGGTTTCCCCTCCAACCCAGCGGGGCGCTGCCCATGTCGAAGCTGTGCGCGGTCACGTAGACCTAGCCCACATTTTTTGAGTTCAGCCCCCGGATCACGCACAGTGCGGCCGCGCCGTCTTCGACAAAGTCAGGGGTGCGGATCGATCAGCAGGTCACTGCCTTCGCACTCACTGTTCGGCTGGAGCTCCTCCATCGAACGGTTGAAGTCCCGCTCGGATTCCTCGGGCTTTCCCGGGAATCCGTTGAACTCCGTGTTCATGGTCTGTACTCCCGGGCCCACGGCAATCAGGATGGCCCGCCTCCAATACCTCGCGGCGGCTTTGCCGGCATTTCTCGTCGGGGCCGGGCCAACGCAGCACCGGCCAGGTCGTTGTCGACCTTGGATGGTTAGAACCGGATGAAGTCCGGGCGGGGCGTCATCTGCATGTCCTTAAGGCCCGGGCCGCGGCTACCGGGTCCTGAAGCACGCTGTGGCTGTGGTGGAACGGGGTGGGGGCCAGCGCAATCTTCGTCTGGCGCTCCTTCGGGACATGCGAAAGTGGCCGGTGACCAGGAAGGGTGCCGGCCACCTTCAGGGACCAGTGCGTCACGTTCGCGCTAGCTGTAGAGGTCCGGCTTCGGGTTGAGCCGGACGTTGACCTTTTCGCCTGACTTCTGCGCCTGGACGCCCGCTTCGCAGCACGCGGCGGTGGCGTACCCGTCCCAGGCGGAAGGTCCTCCAATGCCGCCGCGCGCCGCCGCGTCAACCCAGGCCTGGACTTCGACGTCGTAGGCGGTGCCAAAGCGCTCAATAAAGCTTGGGGTGACCTCCCCGCCCCAACGGCCTGCGCGGCGGACATACGGGCCGCTGTCCCCGCCAATGTTCACGATGCCGTCCTCGAAGGAGGCCTGTGTGGCCACCTCGTAGCCAAAGCGGGCGTTTACATAGATTTCGACGTCGGCCAGCACCCCGGACGAGGTTTCGATCAACACATGCTGCGGGTCGTGCTGGCCCTGAGGAGCATTTTTCGTCGCCTTGCCCAGCCGGACCTGGACGGAGGTAATTTCCTCACCGGTCAGAAAACGGATGGCGTCGAATTCGTGCACCACTGAGTCGGTGATCAGCATGGCGTTCGTAAAGCCAGGCGGGGTGTCAGGATTGCGGTGCGCGCA from Pseudarthrobacter psychrotolerans encodes the following:
- a CDS encoding Gfo/Idh/MocA family oxidoreductase, translating into MNETLRVAVIGAGRMGADHIQRLSRRIHGAEVAAVVDVDLARARAAIEGIPDAVALADAEEALNNGDVNAVLIATPGFLHEDILLRALEQDLPILCEKPLTPDAASAWRIVQAEEKLGRKRIQVGFMRRYDAEYAKLGELVQNKDMGELLMLHCAHRNPDTPPGFTNAMLITDSVVHEFDAIRFLTGEEITSVQVRLGKATKNAPQGQHDPQHVLIETSSGVLADVEIYVNARFGYEVATQASFEDGIVNIGGDSGPYVRRAGRWGGEVTPSFIERFGTAYDVEVQAWVDAAARGGIGGPSAWDGYATAACCEAGVQAQKSGEKVNVRLNPKPDLYS